The Streptococcus sp. 29896 genome includes a region encoding these proteins:
- a CDS encoding F0F1 ATP synthase subunit C gives MNLGALALGLACLGVSIGEGLLVASYLSSTARQPEMQSKLMAGVFLGVAFIEGTFFVTLAMAFVLG, from the coding sequence ATGAATTTAGGTGCATTGGCTTTAGGTTTGGCCTGTCTTGGAGTAAGTATCGGTGAGGGTCTTTTGGTAGCTTCTTACCTTAGTTCGACTGCTCGTCAACCAGAGATGCAAAGCAAATTAATGGCTGGTGTATTTTTGGGTGTAGCCTTTATCGAAGGTACTTTCTTCGTAACACTCGCGATGGCATTTGTACTTGGTTAA
- a CDS encoding diacylglycerol kinase family lipid kinase translates to MEECKRARLIYNPTSGQEIMKKNVAEVLDILEGFGYETSAFQTTPEKDSAKNEARRAALAGFDLVIAAGGDGTINEVVNGIAPLEKRPKMAIIPTGTTNDYARALKVPRGNPVEAAKLIGKNQTILMDIGLAKNHKKGVYQEHYFINIAAAGTLTELTYSVPSQLKTMFGYLAYVVKGAELLPQVQFTPVLVEHDHGIFEGKISMMFVALTNSIGGFEQIVPDAKLDDGQFTLIMVKTDNLFEILHLIRLVIDGGKHIESDKIEYIKTKSLHVRSLDVQHPMLLNLDGEYGGDAPVEFFNLKNHIEFFADTDEIADHAITIGTEELNLEQMTRKFLEESARFDEAIK, encoded by the coding sequence ATGGAAGAATGTAAACGAGCACGATTGATTTACAACCCGACCTCTGGTCAGGAAATCATGAAAAAAAATGTGGCAGAAGTGTTGGATATTTTAGAAGGCTTCGGCTATGAGACATCTGCCTTTCAAACGACACCTGAAAAGGATTCGGCTAAAAATGAAGCCAGAAGAGCTGCTTTAGCAGGTTTTGACCTGGTTATTGCAGCAGGTGGTGACGGCACAATTAACGAAGTGGTTAACGGTATTGCACCTCTCGAAAAACGACCGAAAATGGCCATCATCCCAACTGGTACAACCAATGATTACGCGCGTGCTCTCAAGGTTCCACGCGGAAATCCAGTCGAAGCCGCCAAGTTGATTGGCAAAAATCAGACAATTTTGATGGATATTGGCCTGGCAAAGAACCATAAGAAAGGTGTTTACCAGGAACATTACTTTATTAATATTGCAGCTGCTGGTACATTGACAGAGTTGACCTATAGTGTTCCAAGCCAACTCAAGACCATGTTTGGGTATTTAGCATATGTGGTAAAAGGAGCAGAGCTTTTGCCACAAGTTCAATTCACACCTGTCTTGGTTGAGCATGATCATGGTATTTTTGAAGGCAAGATTTCCATGATGTTCGTCGCTTTGACCAATTCTATAGGAGGTTTTGAACAGATTGTCCCTGATGCCAAGCTAGACGATGGGCAATTTACCTTGATTATGGTAAAAACTGATAATTTGTTTGAGATTTTGCATCTGATTCGACTGGTTATTGATGGAGGCAAACACATCGAAAGCGATAAGATTGAATACATCAAGACCAAGTCGCTGCATGTTCGCTCTCTGGACGTCCAACATCCAATGTTGTTAAACTTGGATGGCGAGTATGGCGGTGATGCACCTGTGGAATTTTTTAACCTCAAGAACCATATTGAATTTTTTGCAGATACGGATGAAATTGCAGACCATGCGATTACGATTGGTACGGAAGAACTCAATTTGGAACAGATGACCAGAAAGTTCTTGGAAGAATCAGCTCGGTTTGATGAGGCTATTAAATAG